Proteins from a single region of Catenulispora sp. EB89:
- a CDS encoding glycosyltransferase family 2 protein has product MFSIAIVLFSAFQFGVAAFTLWWMLHAWRTPETLESTKFAAPDGDCGLSFSLLVPARHEQEVLDRTVTRLLESTHTDYEVLVIVGHDDPETAEVAHALAARNAGRVRVVTDYHEKKNKPKALNNALPHCRGDVVGVFDAEDQVHPELLAHVDHAFRDTDAAVVQGGVQLINYHSSWYSLRNCLEYFFWFRSRLHLHASKGFIPLGGNTVFVRTDLLRANGGWDQDCLAEDCDLGVRLSSQGAKVVVAYDSEMVTREETPGSVVALMKQRTRWNQGFLQVLRKKDWKRLPTRRQRLLARYTLMTPFFQAFSGVLVMLGFTVALITNVPIGVALISFLPVIPMLATFFFEAVGLHDFGKQYQLPVRPRHYVKLLLGGPVYQLILAWAALRAVWREARGRKDWELTKHVGAHLEAEAAL; this is encoded by the coding sequence ATGTTCTCAATCGCCATCGTCTTGTTCTCCGCGTTCCAATTCGGTGTCGCGGCTTTCACCTTGTGGTGGATGCTGCACGCCTGGCGCACCCCGGAGACGCTCGAATCCACGAAGTTCGCAGCCCCCGACGGCGACTGCGGCCTGTCGTTCTCGCTCCTGGTGCCGGCGCGGCACGAGCAGGAGGTCCTGGACCGCACGGTGACGCGGCTGTTGGAGTCGACGCACACCGACTACGAGGTCCTGGTCATCGTCGGCCACGACGACCCGGAGACCGCCGAGGTGGCGCATGCTCTGGCCGCGCGGAACGCGGGCCGGGTCAGGGTGGTCACCGACTACCACGAGAAGAAGAACAAGCCCAAGGCCCTGAACAACGCGCTGCCGCACTGTCGCGGCGACGTCGTCGGGGTCTTCGACGCCGAGGACCAGGTGCATCCGGAGCTGCTGGCGCACGTCGACCACGCGTTCCGGGACACCGACGCCGCGGTGGTGCAGGGCGGCGTGCAGCTCATCAACTACCACTCGTCCTGGTACAGCCTGCGCAACTGCCTGGAGTACTTCTTCTGGTTCCGCAGCCGGCTGCACCTGCACGCCAGCAAGGGTTTCATCCCGCTCGGCGGCAACACCGTGTTCGTGCGGACCGACCTGCTGCGCGCGAACGGCGGCTGGGACCAGGACTGTCTGGCGGAGGACTGCGATCTCGGTGTCCGCCTGTCGTCGCAGGGGGCGAAGGTGGTCGTCGCCTACGACTCGGAGATGGTCACCCGCGAGGAGACGCCCGGTTCGGTCGTCGCGCTGATGAAGCAGCGGACTCGCTGGAACCAGGGCTTCCTGCAGGTGCTGCGGAAGAAGGACTGGAAGCGGCTCCCCACGCGCCGCCAGCGCCTGCTGGCCCGCTACACCCTGATGACGCCGTTCTTCCAGGCGTTCTCCGGCGTCCTGGTCATGCTCGGCTTCACCGTAGCGCTCATCACGAACGTGCCGATCGGGGTCGCGCTGATCTCGTTCCTGCCGGTGATCCCGATGCTGGCGACGTTCTTCTTCGAAGCCGTCGGGCTGCACGACTTCGGCAAGCAGTACCAGCTTCCGGTACGGCCGCGGCACTACGTCAAACTGCTCCTCGGCGGCCCGGTCTACCAGCTGATCCTGGCTTGGGCGGCACTGCGCGCGGTATGGCGTGAGGCGCGCGGCCGCAAGGACTGGGAACTCACCAAGCACGTCGGCGCGCACCTCGAAGCCGAGGCCGCACTCTGA
- a CDS encoding ArnT family glycosyltransferase: MPGRVLTRGPALTWGRALDFVRRHPDLSVCLPLVALIVLVQGKNIANFPTVSDDEGTYLAQAWAIQHGHGLAHYSYWYDHPPLGWIQIAALSWIPALFDHGTMVVMHARVIMLPVTAVASALVYVLCRRIGMARWAAALGVVVFGLSPLSVTMQREIYLDNFAVVWMVAAFVLALSPKRHLWHHVGSGACAAVSILSKETMLVVAPALLWALWQGSDKATRKFSVVGFLSAAGLIVLQYPLYALLKGELFAGPGHNSLFGAISYQLGRTGSGNILRKGSVSNLTLHWWLVRDPILMYAGTACSFLALAVRRLRPVALAGVILIVVGARPNGYLPAMYVIQAIPFFAVSIAGLADAVVEVLLRERTRAWIRGWWRWDVPWRRLDLAAFGGVVLIGLIAPQWQTGDATADTAFSNDQYAQASSWIKTHVPDHAHTRIVVDDAMWPDLADQGFQPGLGVIWFYKVDLDPAVARTLPDGWKDIDYVVSTSVIRQDPNGLPTVRAAMGHAGVVATFGTGDQRIDILKVNR; encoded by the coding sequence ATGCCGGGACGGGTCCTGACGCGGGGTCCCGCTCTGACGTGGGGACGGGCTCTGGACTTCGTCCGCCGCCACCCCGACCTGTCGGTCTGCCTGCCGCTGGTGGCGCTCATCGTGCTGGTGCAGGGCAAGAACATCGCCAACTTCCCGACCGTCAGCGACGACGAGGGCACCTACCTGGCGCAGGCCTGGGCCATCCAGCACGGCCACGGCCTCGCGCACTACAGCTACTGGTACGACCACCCGCCGCTGGGCTGGATCCAGATCGCCGCGCTGTCCTGGATCCCGGCGCTGTTCGACCACGGGACCATGGTCGTGATGCACGCCCGGGTGATCATGCTGCCGGTGACGGCGGTCGCCTCGGCGCTGGTGTACGTGCTCTGCCGCCGGATCGGCATGGCGCGCTGGGCCGCCGCGCTGGGCGTCGTGGTCTTCGGGCTGTCGCCGCTGTCGGTGACCATGCAGCGCGAGATCTACCTCGACAACTTCGCCGTGGTGTGGATGGTCGCCGCCTTCGTGCTCGCGCTGTCGCCGAAGCGGCACCTGTGGCACCACGTCGGGTCCGGGGCCTGCGCGGCGGTCTCGATCCTGTCGAAGGAGACGATGCTGGTCGTCGCGCCGGCGCTGCTGTGGGCCCTGTGGCAGGGCTCTGACAAGGCGACGCGCAAGTTCTCCGTGGTCGGGTTCCTGTCCGCGGCCGGGCTGATCGTCCTGCAGTATCCGCTCTACGCGCTGCTCAAGGGCGAGCTGTTCGCCGGACCCGGGCACAACTCGCTGTTCGGGGCCATCTCCTATCAGCTGGGTCGAACCGGTTCGGGGAACATCCTGCGCAAGGGATCGGTGTCGAACCTGACGCTGCACTGGTGGCTGGTGCGGGACCCGATCCTGATGTACGCCGGGACGGCGTGCTCGTTCCTGGCGCTGGCGGTGCGGCGGCTGCGGCCGGTCGCGCTGGCCGGCGTCATCCTGATCGTCGTGGGCGCCCGGCCGAACGGCTACCTGCCGGCGATGTACGTGATCCAGGCGATCCCGTTCTTCGCCGTCTCGATCGCCGGGCTCGCCGACGCCGTCGTCGAGGTTCTCCTGCGGGAGCGGACGCGAGCCTGGATCCGCGGCTGGTGGCGCTGGGACGTGCCGTGGCGGCGGCTCGACCTGGCCGCGTTCGGCGGCGTGGTGCTGATCGGGCTGATCGCGCCCCAGTGGCAGACCGGCGACGCGACCGCCGACACGGCGTTCTCCAACGACCAGTACGCCCAGGCCTCGTCCTGGATCAAGACGCACGTCCCGGACCACGCGCACACCCGGATCGTCGTCGACGACGCGATGTGGCCGGACCTGGCCGACCAGGGCTTCCAGCCCGGGCTCGGGGTGATCTGGTTCTACAAGGTGGACCTGGACCCGGCGGTCGCGCGGACCTTGCCGGACGGGTGGAAGGACATCGACTACGTCGTCTCGACGTCCGTGATCCGGCAGGACCCGAACGGGCTGCCGACGGTGCGGGCGGCCATGGGGCACGCCGGGGTCGTGGCGACCTTCGGGACCGGGGATCAGCGGATCGACATTCTGAAGGTGAATCGGTGA
- a CDS encoding DoxX family protein, with protein sequence MSTLKPVPEYGSSLFRIVVSFLIACHGASTLTGFPVSGKTVSPLMWPGGVAASLELGFGVLVLIGLGTRTSAVMLSGTMAYAYFSVHQEKALLPMQNGGEPAALYSWAFLMIAIVGPGPLAVDALRARAKVRVTGGGEAAAAV encoded by the coding sequence ATGTCCACCCTGAAGCCTGTGCCCGAATACGGCTCATCACTGTTCCGGATAGTGGTCAGCTTTCTCATCGCCTGCCACGGCGCCTCCACATTGACCGGCTTCCCCGTCTCGGGCAAGACGGTCTCGCCCCTGATGTGGCCCGGCGGGGTCGCAGCGTCCCTGGAGCTCGGGTTCGGCGTGCTCGTGCTGATCGGACTCGGCACCCGGACGTCGGCGGTGATGCTCTCGGGGACCATGGCGTACGCGTACTTCTCCGTGCACCAGGAGAAGGCCCTGCTCCCGATGCAGAACGGCGGCGAGCCAGCCGCGCTGTACTCGTGGGCGTTCCTCATGATCGCGATCGTCGGGCCGGGGCCGCTGGCCGTCGACGCGCTGCGGGCGAGGGCGAAGGTACGCGTGACCGGCGGCGGTGAAGCCGCGGCGGCGGTTTAG
- a CDS encoding ArnT family glycosyltransferase: MTTVESRSDTAEDGPGPQGGALAAAEATGAAGPARPTIEAAEAEAAGSAVEAAETADVRRSSFGDRINTLLRGRLPLALIMILQIVLAYRLSNSAFEDESLYLYAGHRELALELHGTPTYDSYPSYFSGAPFLYPILAAGADHLGGLEAARAMSLLFLLATTGIVWTITRRLYGQAPAILAALLFATSAPTLFLSRFATYDALAILLLATAFWIVVRTARMPVVVVLAAAPVLALAVAVKYAALLYVPTVIAVSVFIVPDHSYPRRAQWIRGLVRGLALTAGVVALLLAAYMSLSPDMKLGIRQTTTSRDQGGDPVSAIVRLSMVWCGWVFVLAVIGTCFEALRRNRSRARTLLAATLAGSALLATVYQAHLHKMQSLHKHLGFGLMFAAPIAGLAIAGLARLQHKDVRKRIPGLALGIAAVLTLYATHAVVPLYDGWPNSTKMVAAIRPLVHEGHERYLAEENEVPRYYLRDKTQPYEWFTTFFFSYTTKQGQALQGVQAYQSALQDHYFNLVILDHGPTAALDDELDKTLSAKGSGYTLVAQVPGATSHGTQMYEVWAAAG, encoded by the coding sequence GTGACGACGGTGGAATCCCGGTCCGACACGGCCGAGGACGGCCCGGGACCACAGGGCGGGGCGCTCGCGGCCGCTGAGGCGACTGGCGCGGCCGGGCCGGCGAGGCCGACGATCGAAGCCGCCGAGGCCGAGGCGGCCGGGTCGGCGGTCGAAGCCGCCGAAACGGCGGATGTGCGGCGATCGAGCTTCGGCGACCGCATCAACACCCTGCTTCGCGGCCGGCTCCCGCTGGCGCTGATCATGATCCTGCAGATCGTCCTCGCGTACCGGCTGTCCAACTCGGCCTTCGAGGACGAGTCGCTGTACCTCTACGCCGGCCACCGCGAGCTCGCGTTGGAGCTGCACGGCACGCCGACGTACGACTCCTACCCGAGCTACTTCTCCGGCGCCCCGTTCCTCTATCCGATTCTCGCCGCCGGCGCCGACCACCTCGGCGGCCTGGAGGCGGCCCGGGCGATGAGCCTGCTCTTCCTGCTCGCGACCACCGGAATCGTCTGGACGATCACGCGGCGGCTGTACGGACAGGCGCCGGCGATCCTTGCGGCGCTGCTGTTCGCGACCTCTGCGCCGACGCTGTTCCTCAGCCGGTTCGCCACCTACGACGCGTTGGCGATCCTGCTGCTGGCGACGGCCTTCTGGATCGTGGTGCGGACGGCGCGAATGCCGGTCGTCGTGGTGCTGGCGGCAGCCCCGGTACTGGCGTTGGCAGTCGCGGTCAAATACGCGGCGCTGCTGTACGTGCCCACGGTCATCGCCGTGTCAGTGTTCATAGTCCCGGACCACTCATACCCGCGCCGTGCCCAGTGGATCAGAGGACTGGTACGCGGTCTGGCGTTGACGGCCGGAGTCGTGGCGCTGCTACTCGCCGCGTACATGTCCCTCAGCCCTGATATGAAGCTCGGCATCAGGCAGACCACGACCAGTCGCGATCAGGGCGGCGACCCCGTGTCGGCGATCGTCCGGCTGTCGATGGTCTGGTGCGGCTGGGTGTTCGTGCTGGCCGTGATCGGCACCTGTTTCGAAGCGCTCCGCCGCAACCGCTCGCGGGCTCGAACATTGTTGGCGGCCACCCTCGCGGGCTCGGCGCTGCTGGCCACCGTCTACCAAGCGCATCTGCACAAGATGCAGTCTCTGCACAAGCACCTCGGCTTCGGTCTGATGTTCGCCGCACCGATTGCCGGCTTGGCGATCGCCGGTCTGGCGCGTCTCCAGCACAAGGACGTCCGCAAACGCATTCCGGGCCTGGCGTTGGGAATCGCGGCCGTTCTGACTCTCTACGCCACGCACGCCGTGGTACCGCTCTACGACGGCTGGCCGAACTCGACGAAGATGGTCGCCGCCATCCGCCCGCTCGTACACGAGGGGCATGAGCGGTATCTCGCCGAGGAGAACGAGGTGCCGCGGTACTACCTGCGGGACAAGACGCAGCCGTACGAGTGGTTCACGACGTTCTTCTTCTCGTACACGACGAAGCAAGGCCAGGCGCTGCAAGGCGTCCAGGCATACCAGAGCGCTTTGCAGGACCACTACTTCAATCTGGTGATCCTGGACCACGGCCCGACGGCGGCACTCGACGACGAGCTCGACAAGACGCTGAGCGCGAAGGGCTCTGGATACACGCTGGTGGCGCAGGTCCCGGGAGCGACCAGCCACGGGACACAGATGTACGAGGTGTGGGCGGCGGCCGGGTAG
- the lhgO gene encoding L-2-hydroxyglutarate oxidase — MRSVVVVGGGIVGLAVARELAGRGLGVTVLEKEPAWASHQTGHNSNVVHAGLYYKPGSFKARMSVAGNRSIVDFAREHGVPVEVCGKLVVATREEEIPALDVLAERAVANGVPAKRITPAEAREYEPEVSCVAALRVESTGIIDYPGVCAALVRLLGEAGADLRLNSAALGIRPGRNGGVEVATAAGIIRADTLVNCAGLHSDRVARLAGLTPSAQIVPFRGEYYELRPESRHLVKGLIYPVPDPTLPFLGVHLTRMLDGSVHAGPNAVLALRREGYRWTDVSAKDIAEVATFPGTWRLARRYALPTGLDEVRRSFSKRRFAASLARLVPAVTEDDIVRHGSGVRAQAMRRDGSLVDDFLIETTRDQVHVLNAPSPAATSALEIARHIADIV; from the coding sequence GTGCGCAGTGTCGTAGTCGTCGGGGGCGGGATCGTCGGTCTGGCCGTGGCCCGGGAGCTGGCCGGGCGGGGGCTGGGCGTCACCGTGCTGGAGAAGGAGCCCGCCTGGGCCTCGCACCAGACCGGCCACAACTCGAACGTCGTCCACGCCGGGCTGTACTACAAGCCGGGCTCGTTCAAGGCCCGCATGTCCGTCGCCGGCAACCGGTCCATCGTCGACTTCGCCCGGGAGCACGGCGTACCCGTCGAGGTCTGCGGGAAGCTCGTCGTCGCGACCCGCGAGGAGGAGATCCCGGCGCTCGACGTACTGGCCGAGCGCGCCGTCGCCAACGGAGTGCCCGCGAAGCGGATCACCCCGGCCGAGGCGCGCGAGTACGAGCCCGAAGTTTCGTGCGTCGCCGCGCTGCGCGTCGAGTCCACCGGGATCATCGACTACCCCGGCGTCTGCGCCGCACTGGTCCGCCTCCTCGGCGAGGCCGGCGCCGACCTGCGGCTGAACAGCGCCGCGCTGGGAATCCGGCCCGGCCGCAACGGCGGCGTCGAGGTCGCCACCGCGGCCGGCATCATCCGCGCCGACACCCTGGTCAACTGCGCCGGCCTGCACTCCGACCGGGTGGCGCGCCTGGCGGGACTGACGCCGTCGGCCCAGATCGTGCCCTTCCGCGGCGAGTACTACGAACTCCGGCCCGAAAGCCGTCACCTGGTCAAGGGCCTGATCTACCCGGTCCCGGACCCGACGCTGCCGTTCCTGGGCGTGCACCTGACCCGGATGCTCGACGGCAGCGTCCACGCCGGCCCGAACGCCGTCCTGGCGCTGCGCCGCGAGGGCTACCGCTGGACTGACGTCTCCGCGAAGGACATCGCCGAAGTGGCGACCTTCCCCGGCACCTGGCGCCTCGCCCGCCGCTACGCCCTCCCGACCGGCCTGGACGAGGTCCGCCGCTCCTTCTCGAAGCGCCGCTTCGCCGCCAGCCTGGCCCGCCTCGTCCCGGCCGTCACCGAGGACGACATCGTCCGCCACGGCTCAGGCGTCCGCGCCCAGGCCATGCGCCGCGACGGCTCCCTGGTCGACGACTTCCTGATCGAAACCACCCGCGACCAGGTCCACGTCCTGAACGCACCGTCCCCCGCCGCGACGAGCGCCCTCGAGATCGCCCGGCACATCGCGGACATCGTTTGA
- a CDS encoding choice-of-anchor D domain-containing protein — translation MAVVAALVSAVLALPSSTVRADVTTVSQDTYRTGWDRNEPALTPAGVASSSFGQLFSTPVDGQVYAQPIVAKNTVVAATENDKIYGLDPATGAIRWTDDVGPAWPITKVWSQCTDLYPNIGVTSTPVYDPASGYVYFTAKVNDGADINSPNWYVHAVSPVDGTEKAGFPVRIGGTPSNDPQNVPFDAEHEMQRPGLLLLNGVVYAAFGSHCDNGPYRGYVVGVSTAGKQTSMWASEVTWAGGGGGIWQSGGGIVADADGEMYVSTGNGVSPTAAPGSNPPPYLSEAVVHLKVNADGSLATADFFSPTNAHDLDSADKDLASGGPMALPDNFGTAAHPHLLVQQGKDGRVFLLDRDNLGGMAQGPGGTDADVSTMTPGTGGQWDHPAFWGGDGGYVYVVDNGAPLRALKYGLDGTGTPVLSLAGTSSGGGFGYTSGAPVVTSTGSTSGTAVVWVEYSGGSFGTGGQLRAYNAVPDGNGNLALLGSWPIGFTSKFATPATDSGKVYVGTRGDVQNGSTQGTVMGFGSPTTAALTAATVDLGKVNVGASGTATLTVTATKPVTISQITAAAPFSVTAPTLPVTLTTGGTLSLPVTFAPTAAGSVTGIVDFATDSGTVGVGVTGYGVKPGFSASPGTVAFAQQPTGTTDTVNVTVTNTGTGPETISGTTAPTNPYTVTGLPAAGTVVPAGGTFAFSITYAPTVAATDNTSVTVSSTSGTLTVPISASAITGQADLVFSPSTLAFGNVPVGATASASFTVSNTGNIPTTLSKAKAPGGDFNVPNPIPEGLVLGADQTITVTVQFKPSATGAQATQYTLTPDSGQGVMNEPITGTGVPVLPTPPTSWQANGAATLPAGAAGTIQLTPAANNQRGSAFYTSAVPTNGLTASFTARMSGGTGGDGFSFALVDAAKGAATGVGAAGGGMGFSGLTGLAVVGASSWNGKLGYGDYVCLAQGPGDGGQDVNCLAAAKLPAPWGSTAHQVTVTVAGSSVKVSVDGTQLLNYAPAAGVVPASAFAGFTGSTGGLNNVIAVSGLSIAPGNSAPVGQALTANPGSVAFGNVAIGGTAAQNVVLTNNGGITETVTSVTAPTGAFTATLPATGVSVAPAGTVTVPVTFTPTSSAAGSQGSQFGVTTTSGTVTVALSGYGGTGGATATLPALTDATWRANGTAVVGAGTTAAPGGTATLTSDGTTGSAGTVVNSTAVNPIGLTASFSATVSGSATQGADGMTFALLDASQTTNTALGQTGGGLGVAALPATFVSLNTYGDMGIYGHSSWCAVGTATFGNANLNAVASNTAIPAIRNTGAHAVTVTITAASHVVVTLDGTQVLDAAVTLPPKVLVAFTGGDGSLTDTHLVTNPVVSYAP, via the coding sequence GTGGCCGTCGTCGCCGCACTCGTCTCGGCGGTACTCGCCTTGCCCTCATCCACGGTCCGGGCCGACGTCACCACTGTATCGCAGGATACTTACAGGACCGGATGGGACCGGAACGAGCCCGCGCTGACGCCGGCCGGCGTCGCGTCGTCCTCGTTCGGGCAATTGTTCAGCACCCCGGTCGACGGCCAGGTGTACGCACAGCCGATCGTCGCCAAGAACACCGTGGTCGCGGCGACCGAGAATGACAAGATATACGGTCTGGACCCCGCCACCGGGGCGATCCGATGGACCGACGACGTGGGTCCGGCCTGGCCGATCACGAAAGTCTGGAGCCAGTGCACCGACCTTTATCCGAATATCGGCGTGACCTCGACCCCGGTTTACGATCCGGCCTCGGGATACGTCTATTTCACGGCCAAGGTGAATGACGGCGCGGATATCAACAGCCCCAACTGGTATGTGCACGCGGTGTCGCCGGTGGACGGCACCGAGAAGGCCGGCTTCCCGGTGCGGATCGGCGGCACGCCCTCGAACGACCCGCAGAACGTGCCCTTCGACGCCGAGCACGAGATGCAGCGGCCCGGGCTGCTGCTGCTCAACGGCGTCGTCTACGCGGCCTTCGGCTCGCACTGCGACAACGGCCCCTACCGCGGCTACGTCGTCGGCGTCTCCACGGCCGGCAAGCAGACCTCGATGTGGGCCTCCGAGGTCACCTGGGCCGGCGGCGGCGGGGGCATCTGGCAGTCCGGCGGCGGGATCGTCGCCGACGCCGACGGCGAGATGTACGTCTCGACCGGCAACGGCGTCTCGCCGACCGCGGCGCCCGGATCCAACCCGCCGCCGTATCTGTCCGAGGCGGTGGTGCACCTGAAGGTCAACGCCGACGGCTCGCTGGCGACAGCGGACTTCTTCTCGCCGACGAACGCGCACGACCTGGACAGCGCGGACAAGGACCTCGCCTCCGGCGGCCCGATGGCGCTGCCGGACAACTTCGGCACCGCGGCCCACCCGCACCTGCTGGTGCAGCAGGGCAAGGACGGCCGGGTCTTCCTGCTCGACCGCGACAACCTCGGCGGCATGGCGCAGGGTCCCGGCGGCACCGACGCCGATGTCAGCACCATGACACCGGGCACGGGCGGGCAGTGGGACCACCCGGCGTTCTGGGGCGGCGACGGCGGCTACGTCTACGTCGTCGACAACGGCGCACCGCTGCGGGCCCTGAAGTACGGCCTCGACGGCACCGGGACCCCGGTGCTGAGCCTGGCCGGCACCAGCAGCGGCGGCGGCTTCGGCTACACCTCCGGCGCGCCGGTCGTCACCTCCACGGGCAGCACCTCCGGGACCGCGGTGGTGTGGGTCGAGTACTCCGGCGGCTCCTTCGGCACCGGCGGCCAGCTGCGCGCGTACAACGCCGTGCCGGACGGCAACGGGAACCTGGCCCTGCTGGGCTCCTGGCCGATCGGGTTCACGTCCAAGTTCGCCACCCCGGCCACCGACAGCGGGAAGGTCTACGTCGGAACGCGCGGCGACGTGCAGAACGGCTCGACGCAGGGCACTGTCATGGGCTTCGGCTCGCCGACCACGGCGGCGCTAACCGCGGCCACGGTGGACCTGGGCAAGGTGAACGTCGGGGCCTCCGGCACCGCCACTCTCACCGTGACCGCGACCAAGCCGGTGACGATCTCGCAGATCACCGCGGCCGCGCCGTTCTCGGTGACGGCGCCCACGCTGCCGGTGACGCTGACCACCGGCGGCACGCTGTCGCTGCCGGTGACGTTCGCGCCGACGGCCGCGGGCTCGGTGACCGGGATCGTCGACTTCGCCACCGACTCCGGCACGGTCGGCGTCGGCGTGACCGGCTACGGCGTCAAGCCCGGCTTCAGCGCCTCGCCGGGCACGGTCGCCTTCGCCCAGCAGCCGACGGGGACAACGGACACGGTCAACGTGACCGTCACCAACACGGGTACGGGCCCTGAGACGATCAGCGGCACGACCGCACCCACGAACCCTTATACGGTCACCGGACTGCCGGCGGCCGGCACCGTGGTCCCGGCCGGCGGCACCTTCGCCTTCAGCATCACCTACGCCCCGACCGTCGCGGCCACGGACAACACCTCGGTCACCGTGAGCTCCACCTCCGGGACGCTGACCGTGCCGATCTCGGCCTCGGCCATCACCGGCCAGGCCGACCTGGTGTTCAGCCCCTCGACCCTGGCGTTCGGGAACGTCCCGGTCGGGGCCACCGCCTCGGCCTCGTTCACGGTGTCCAACACCGGCAACATCCCGACCACGCTGTCCAAGGCGAAGGCACCCGGCGGCGACTTCAACGTCCCGAACCCGATCCCCGAGGGCCTCGTCCTGGGCGCGGACCAGACGATCACGGTCACCGTCCAGTTCAAGCCTTCGGCGACCGGGGCTCAGGCGACTCAGTACACGTTGACGCCCGACAGCGGGCAGGGCGTGATGAACGAGCCGATCACCGGCACCGGTGTGCCGGTCCTGCCGACACCGCCGACCTCGTGGCAGGCGAACGGCGCGGCGACGCTGCCGGCCGGTGCGGCGGGCACCATCCAACTGACCCCGGCGGCGAACAACCAGCGGGGCTCGGCGTTCTACACCTCCGCGGTCCCGACGAACGGCCTGACCGCTTCGTTCACCGCGCGGATGAGCGGCGGCACCGGCGGCGACGGCTTCAGCTTCGCGCTGGTCGACGCCGCCAAGGGCGCGGCGACCGGGGTGGGCGCGGCGGGCGGCGGGATGGGCTTCTCCGGCCTGACCGGGCTCGCGGTGGTCGGTGCCTCGTCGTGGAACGGCAAGCTCGGCTACGGCGACTACGTGTGCCTCGCGCAGGGCCCGGGCGACGGCGGACAGGACGTCAACTGCCTCGCGGCGGCGAAACTGCCCGCCCCCTGGGGGTCGACGGCACATCAGGTCACTGTCACGGTCGCCGGTTCCTCGGTGAAGGTATCGGTGGACGGCACACAGCTACTGAACTACGCGCCGGCCGCCGGGGTCGTCCCGGCGAGCGCGTTCGCCGGGTTCACCGGGAGCACCGGCGGGCTGAACAACGTCATCGCCGTCAGCGGCCTGAGCATCGCGCCCGGGAACTCGGCGCCGGTCGGCCAGGCGCTGACCGCGAACCCGGGCTCGGTCGCGTTCGGCAACGTCGCGATCGGCGGCACCGCCGCGCAGAACGTCGTACTGACCAACAACGGCGGCATCACCGAGACCGTGACCTCGGTGACAGCGCCAACTGGCGCGTTCACCGCGACGCTGCCGGCGACGGGGGTGAGCGTCGCCCCGGCCGGGACGGTCACGGTGCCCGTGACGTTCACGCCGACCTCGTCCGCCGCCGGGTCGCAGGGCTCGCAGTTCGGCGTCACCACGACCTCCGGGACCGTCACCGTGGCCCTGTCCGGCTACGGCGGCACCGGCGGCGCCACCGCGACCCTGCCCGCACTGACCGACGCCACCTGGCGCGCGAACGGCACGGCCGTGGTCGGGGCGGGAACCACCGCCGCACCGGGCGGTACGGCCACGCTGACCTCCGACGGCACCACGGGCTCGGCCGGTACCGTCGTCAACAGCACCGCGGTGAACCCGATCGGGCTGACGGCCTCGTTCTCGGCGACGGTGTCCGGATCGGCGACGCAGGGCGCGGACGGCATGACGTTCGCCCTGCTGGACGCGTCGCAGACCACGAACACCGCACTCGGCCAGACCGGCGGCGGCCTCGGCGTCGCGGCCCTGCCGGCAACGTTCGTCTCCCTGAACACCTACGGCGACATGGGGATCTACGGACACTCGTCATGGTGCGCGGTCGGCACGGCGACCTTCGGCAACGCCAACCTGAACGCGGTCGCGTCCAACACGGCGATCCCGGCGATCCGGAACACCGGGGCGCACGCAGTGACCGTCACGATCACCGCGGCATCGCACGTCGTGGTCACGCTGGACGGAACGCAGGTGCTGGACGCGGCGGTCACGCTGCCGCCGAAGGTGCTGGTGGCGTTCACCGGCGGGGACGGGTCGCTGACCGACACGCATCTGGTGACGAACCCGGTGGTGAGTTATGCGCCGTAG
- a CDS encoding restriction endonuclease — protein sequence MTRRRTSTTTDVTILAGRLVTVTVVAVVAVVKAVVRMPSLLLLLAPVLLVVAVDGGAGDPLRSAVLIIGTIAGTGLFGRWRYRRWLQSQADRAAAEQLQALRAREIATYHAMNPRQFEEALAYLCARDGCSQTSVVGGSGDLGADVVAVTPDGRRLVIQAKRYAQGNNVSGPDLQRFGGTCFAIHGAHVAVVITTGGFTRQARDYAARLGIRLIDNDSLAAWASGTGRAPWH from the coding sequence GTGACACGCAGACGGACCTCGACGACGACGGACGTGACGATCCTTGCGGGCCGGCTCGTGACGGTGACTGTGGTGGCTGTGGTGGCTGTGGTGAAAGCCGTGGTCAGAATGCCGTCGCTACTCTTGTTGCTCGCACCGGTGCTGTTGGTCGTGGCTGTTGACGGCGGCGCTGGAGATCCCTTGCGCAGCGCAGTCCTGATCATCGGGACTATCGCGGGCACCGGACTCTTCGGGCGCTGGCGGTACCGGAGATGGCTGCAGAGCCAGGCCGACAGAGCGGCCGCGGAGCAGCTGCAGGCGCTTCGTGCGCGGGAGATCGCCACCTACCACGCCATGAACCCACGGCAGTTCGAGGAAGCGCTGGCTTATCTCTGCGCCAGAGACGGGTGTTCGCAGACCTCTGTCGTCGGAGGCTCCGGCGATCTGGGGGCGGACGTCGTCGCCGTCACCCCGGATGGTCGGCGACTCGTCATCCAGGCCAAACGCTACGCACAGGGAAACAATGTGTCCGGCCCGGATCTCCAGCGGTTCGGAGGGACTTGTTTCGCGATTCATGGAGCACACGTCGCCGTTGTCATCACGACTGGTGGTTTCACCAGGCAGGCGCGCGACTACGCGGCCAGACTCGGGATCCGGCTGATCGACAATGACAGCCTCGCCGCTTGGGCATCGGGGACAGGCCGGGCGCCGTGGCACTGA